Proteins found in one Solitalea lacus genomic segment:
- the mscL gene encoding large-conductance mechanosensitive channel protein MscL, which translates to MGFIKEFKEFAMKGNVIDLAVGVVIGGAFGKIVTSLVDDIIMPPIGYLIGGFDFKGIKVVLKDAILDAAGNVSSPEVAINIGNFIQVFIQFMIIAFAIFLAVKAINTLRKKEEAAPAAPTPTETLLTEIRDVLKSK; encoded by the coding sequence ATGGGCTTTATTAAAGAGTTTAAAGAATTTGCCATGAAAGGCAACGTGATTGATTTGGCAGTCGGAGTGGTAATTGGCGGAGCTTTTGGTAAAATTGTCACCTCACTTGTTGATGATATCATTATGCCTCCAATAGGCTACTTAATTGGCGGTTTTGATTTTAAAGGAATCAAAGTCGTTTTAAAGGATGCTATACTTGATGCAGCCGGAAATGTTTCTTCTCCAGAGGTGGCAATTAACATCGGTAATTTCATTCAGGTATTTATCCAATTTATGATTATTGCCTTTGCAATTTTCTTAGCCGTTAAAGCCATAAATACCTTACGCAAAAAAGAGGAAGCCGCTCCTGCTGCACCTACTCCAACGGAAACTTTATTAACAGAAATAAGAGACGTATTAAAAAGCAAATAA